One segment of Thermococcus sp. AM4 DNA contains the following:
- a CDS encoding polyprenyl synthetase family protein, producing the protein MESLDERLVEALEGSVELAKKIGEYIIRSGGKRIRPRITLAVAKGLGLEEKDALDLASAIELIHTASLVHDDVIDLAEKRRNNPTVVMRWGPELAVLSGDFLFVRALRIIAGKKVEMVDYVAKVVEDMVKAEILQEAVRGSVHLDLETYYRIIDGKTGRLFGASFALPAYYHGKTYWEELDRAGTLVGRAFQIVDDVLDYFPGTGKDRFKDLLNGKTTLPLILYTERYGSSLVERILKNPKEDDLLELFERMSKAGVFEESLARARGYVEEALGLVDGLPFDGSDVMNLVSDYFEGIFEKINVQGG; encoded by the coding sequence ATGGAATCGCTGGACGAGAGGCTCGTTGAGGCCCTTGAAGGCAGCGTCGAACTCGCCAAGAAAATCGGGGAGTACATAATCCGGAGCGGGGGAAAGAGAATAAGGCCGAGAATAACCCTGGCGGTTGCCAAAGGCCTCGGACTTGAGGAAAAAGATGCCCTCGACCTCGCCTCCGCGATAGAGCTGATCCACACCGCCAGTTTAGTTCACGACGACGTCATCGACTTGGCGGAAAAGAGGAGGAACAACCCCACCGTCGTCATGCGCTGGGGGCCTGAGTTAGCTGTTCTCAGCGGTGATTTCCTCTTTGTCCGCGCGCTGAGGATTATAGCGGGTAAGAAGGTCGAGATGGTGGACTACGTTGCGAAGGTCGTCGAGGACATGGTGAAGGCCGAAATCCTCCAGGAGGCAGTGCGCGGGAGCGTCCACCTCGACCTTGAAACTTATTACAGGATAATAGATGGGAAAACCGGACGGCTCTTCGGTGCCTCCTTTGCGCTTCCCGCCTATTACCACGGGAAGACATACTGGGAAGAGCTCGATAGGGCCGGAACGCTCGTGGGGAGGGCGTTTCAGATAGTGGACGATGTCCTCGACTACTTCCCGGGAACGGGAAAGGACCGCTTCAAGGACCTGCTCAACGGAAAAACGACCCTCCCGCTAATCCTCTACACGGAGCGCTACGGCTCCTCCCTCGTCGAGAGAATCCTGAAGAATCCAAAGGAGGATGACCTGCTCGAGCTCTTCGAGAGGATGAGCAAGGCCGGAGTCTTCGAGGAGTCCCTTGCGAGGGCGAGGGGTTACGTGGAAGAGGCCCTCGGGCTCGTTGATGGCCTGCCCTTTGATGGGAGCGACGTCATGAACCTCGTCTCGGACTATTTCGAGGGGATCTTCGAAAAGATCAACGTTCAGGGCGGTTAG
- the hemH gene encoding ferrochelatase codes for MRVLFTYMGAPTTPDEVEDFIFRFLYDVRRDIGLDVPGAKAIIRGIAKARARAVRGHYAVMGGKSPLVDYMREIAELVGERTGHEMALGMCYSKPLLEELSDGFDLVFPLYHVYSSSTTERCLLKVRELFGDRPYVREWWGNERFIAWVRHNIEKGLAESGFENPYVVLSVHSLPRKVIERGDPYLKSHTELAKRVMKAFDLEWEMAFQSRFGKGDWLGPEVPEVLERLKEEGVEEVLVYPLSFLVENVETLYELDVEYREFAEKLGLRFYRAKLDHRHDYLISAIVQELRRWEDGKA; via the coding sequence TTGAGGGTTCTCTTCACATACATGGGGGCACCGACGACGCCCGATGAAGTTGAGGACTTCATATTCCGCTTTCTCTACGACGTGAGAAGGGATATTGGCCTCGACGTGCCCGGGGCAAAGGCGATAATCCGGGGCATAGCCAAGGCCCGCGCCCGGGCAGTTAGGGGCCACTACGCGGTTATGGGCGGGAAAAGCCCCCTCGTGGATTACATGCGCGAGATAGCCGAACTGGTAGGCGAGAGAACCGGTCACGAGATGGCGCTCGGCATGTGCTATTCTAAACCCCTCCTCGAGGAGCTGAGCGACGGCTTCGACCTTGTCTTCCCCCTCTACCACGTATACTCCAGCTCGACGACCGAAAGGTGCCTGCTCAAGGTCAGGGAGCTCTTCGGCGATAGGCCCTACGTCAGGGAGTGGTGGGGCAACGAGAGGTTCATCGCCTGGGTCAGGCACAACATCGAGAAGGGCTTAGCTGAGAGCGGTTTTGAGAACCCCTACGTCGTCCTGAGCGTCCACAGCCTGCCGAGGAAGGTCATCGAGAGGGGCGACCCCTACCTGAAAAGCCACACCGAGCTGGCTAAGAGGGTCATGAAGGCCTTTGACCTCGAGTGGGAAATGGCCTTCCAGAGCAGGTTCGGCAAAGGCGACTGGCTCGGGCCGGAGGTTCCGGAGGTCCTGGAGAGACTTAAGGAGGAGGGCGTCGAGGAGGTTCTGGTTTACCCGCTCAGCTTCCTCGTTGAGAACGTCGAGACGCTTTACGAGCTCGACGTTGAATACCGGGAATTTGCTGAAAAGCTCGGGCTTAGGTTTTACCGGGCGAAGCTCGACCACAGGCACGATTACCTCATCTCGGCGATAGTCCAGGAGCTTAGGAGGTGGGAAGATGGGAAGGCTTAG
- a CDS encoding DUF1641 domain-containing protein translates to MSELNFTPEEIAAVKELVEVAVALKKSGTLGILRAMTENGDKLLETIAEEKAILRLTAIGNSALKPVRELEVEDVRKLSWNTEELVKALLKALAETNPKEVPKVGMTAALGYLRDEDVQKGLGFLLTLAKNLGAALNEK, encoded by the coding sequence ATGAGCGAGCTCAATTTCACCCCCGAAGAGATTGCCGCCGTTAAGGAGCTGGTTGAGGTTGCCGTGGCTTTGAAGAAGAGCGGAACACTCGGAATCCTCAGGGCCATGACAGAGAACGGTGATAAGTTGCTTGAGACCATAGCCGAGGAGAAGGCGATACTGAGGCTCACCGCGATAGGGAATTCTGCCCTCAAACCGGTCAGGGAGCTCGAGGTTGAGGACGTCAGAAAGCTCAGCTGGAACACGGAGGAACTCGTCAAAGCGCTGCTCAAGGCCCTCGCGGAGACCAACCCCAAGGAGGTTCCGAAGGTCGGAATGACAGCCGCTCTCGGCTACCTCCGCGACGAGGACGTTCAGAAGGGTCTCGGCTTCCTACTAACTCTGGCCAAGAACCTCGGAGCGGCGTTGAACGAGAAGTAA
- a CDS encoding NAD(P)/FAD-dependent oxidoreductase codes for MARVLVLGGGTAGLVAARYLKAEADRLKLDVDVTMVTASERHYMPPLFMEVALGSAEGHETWAPIKNAEKVYGFKVDIDRVTEIDLDNRQVKTEGGKVYDYDYLVLGLGVKYVWDKYKGLAEHGYHNFTLEGALELRKALYEFKGKRIVIYTPEAPHRCGIYPYEMGLNLRMYFEHRGIDDVEITVVHPDKEPAIGLGPDLVRFFKREMEKARVNFIRNEGHVEITPNKVITKNAEVEYDLLIKVPPIAIPDVMAFMADEKDPRWAKVKGPDFRYPGYDEVYVVSEASMPPLGLLTAGVPLHNASIVSATSILHQIHGGFPVAEYAPTMCVGHGYNTGFVGNCEYEWTGSKYRRECYLLFKSPLVRMMKDSFYRGWLDSLRL; via the coding sequence ATGGCCAGGGTTTTGGTTCTCGGAGGAGGCACCGCCGGTCTCGTGGCGGCGCGCTATCTGAAGGCGGAAGCGGACAGACTCAAGCTTGACGTTGACGTAACGATGGTGACCGCGAGCGAGAGGCACTACATGCCACCGCTCTTCATGGAGGTTGCGCTCGGTTCCGCCGAGGGGCACGAGACCTGGGCGCCGATAAAGAACGCCGAGAAGGTCTACGGCTTCAAGGTTGACATCGATAGGGTTACCGAGATTGACCTCGATAACAGACAGGTAAAGACAGAGGGAGGAAAGGTTTACGACTACGACTACCTCGTCCTCGGCCTCGGCGTCAAGTACGTCTGGGACAAGTACAAGGGACTGGCCGAGCACGGCTACCACAACTTCACCCTTGAAGGGGCCCTTGAGCTGAGAAAGGCCCTCTACGAGTTCAAGGGGAAGAGAATAGTCATCTACACCCCCGAGGCACCGCACCGCTGTGGCATCTATCCATACGAGATGGGCCTCAACCTCAGGATGTACTTTGAGCACCGCGGAATTGACGACGTCGAGATTACCGTCGTTCACCCGGACAAGGAGCCGGCCATCGGACTCGGTCCGGACCTCGTCAGGTTCTTCAAGAGGGAAATGGAGAAGGCGAGGGTGAACTTCATCAGGAACGAGGGGCACGTTGAGATAACGCCGAACAAGGTCATCACCAAGAACGCCGAGGTTGAGTACGACCTCCTAATCAAAGTGCCACCCATAGCGATTCCCGACGTCATGGCCTTCATGGCCGACGAGAAGGACCCGCGCTGGGCCAAGGTTAAGGGACCGGACTTCCGCTACCCCGGCTACGATGAGGTCTACGTCGTCAGCGAAGCGAGCATGCCACCGCTTGGACTCTTGACAGCGGGCGTTCCGCTCCACAACGCCTCGATAGTTTCCGCGACGAGCATACTCCACCAGATACACGGCGGGTTCCCGGTCGCGGAGTACGCCCCGACGATGTGCGTCGGCCACGGCTACAACACCGGCTTCGTCGGCAACTGTGAGTACGAGTGGACCGGAAGCAAGTACAGGCGCGAGTGCTACCTGCTCTTCAAGAGCCCGCTGGTCAGGATGATGAAGGACTCCTTCTACAGGGGCTGGCTCGACAGTTTGAGGCTGTGA
- a CDS encoding cytochrome ubiquinol oxidase subunit I produces MDPILLSRIQFALTAGYHWIFVPASIGMAFMVFLLWTMAAITNEEQWHKAAKFFSKWLGVFFVLGVPTGIVMEFEFGANWANYSVFVGSIFGPPLMLEGLFAFALESTFLGVLLFGMDRLPRAITWISSFFVFIGSSLSGLWILIANSWQQTPTAYIIRDTPLGPRAELTDFMKAVFNPLLVSQYTHTINSAILTGAYIVVAVSAYYLLKKRHVQVARSALALGIVVLAISSIIQLYPTGHEEGMVIAKYQPTKLAADEGLFKTEKGAPMVIFGIVDEKNQEVKAAIGIPKLLSWLAFGDWNAEVMGLHDAARYVWYEQVLNNPNFENEKVKKQVIEGIMKAHGVDPNAPDANEQMVKVLEDAVPVAFMFYAYRVMVGLGTLFILIGLVGVLLLLLGKLYDARWFLKVLVVTIPLPWLAGEAGWFTHEVGRMPWMVWGLVTTNTGVSSNVSATHVLITLIGFVVVYSILFYIWLHFVRKLIREGPEPVEGDLTSKPTPAVSAAGGGQ; encoded by the coding sequence ATGGATCCCATACTGCTTTCAAGGATACAGTTTGCCCTGACCGCGGGCTACCATTGGATTTTCGTGCCCGCGAGCATAGGAATGGCCTTCATGGTCTTCCTGCTATGGACCATGGCAGCGATAACGAACGAGGAGCAGTGGCACAAGGCGGCGAAGTTCTTCAGCAAGTGGCTTGGGGTTTTCTTCGTCCTCGGTGTCCCCACTGGAATCGTCATGGAGTTCGAGTTCGGTGCTAACTGGGCCAACTACTCGGTCTTCGTCGGCTCGATCTTCGGGCCGCCGCTGATGCTTGAGGGTCTCTTCGCCTTCGCCCTCGAGTCGACGTTCCTCGGTGTGCTTCTCTTCGGTATGGACAGGCTCCCGAGGGCCATAACTTGGATTTCGTCGTTCTTCGTGTTCATCGGTTCGAGTCTCTCCGGCCTGTGGATTCTCATCGCCAACAGCTGGCAACAGACGCCGACAGCCTACATCATCAGGGACACGCCTCTTGGCCCCAGGGCCGAGCTGACCGACTTCATGAAGGCAGTTTTCAACCCTCTCCTGGTCAGCCAGTACACCCACACAATAAACTCCGCAATCCTCACCGGCGCCTACATAGTCGTCGCGGTCAGCGCCTACTACCTGCTCAAGAAGAGGCACGTCCAGGTCGCGAGGAGCGCGCTCGCCCTGGGCATAGTCGTTCTCGCGATAAGCTCTATAATCCAGCTCTATCCAACGGGCCACGAGGAGGGCATGGTCATAGCCAAGTACCAGCCCACGAAGCTCGCCGCAGACGAGGGCCTCTTCAAGACCGAGAAGGGTGCGCCCATGGTCATATTCGGAATAGTGGACGAGAAGAACCAGGAGGTTAAGGCTGCCATAGGAATTCCAAAGCTCCTCAGCTGGCTTGCCTTTGGCGACTGGAACGCTGAAGTTATGGGGCTCCACGACGCGGCCAGATACGTATGGTACGAGCAGGTTCTCAACAACCCGAACTTCGAGAACGAGAAGGTGAAGAAGCAGGTCATAGAGGGTATAATGAAGGCCCACGGCGTTGATCCCAACGCTCCAGACGCCAACGAGCAGATGGTGAAGGTCCTTGAAGATGCCGTGCCGGTTGCCTTCATGTTCTACGCCTACCGCGTCATGGTCGGCCTTGGAACGCTCTTCATACTGATCGGCCTCGTGGGCGTTCTGCTCCTCCTGCTCGGCAAGCTCTACGACGCCAGATGGTTCCTCAAGGTGCTCGTCGTGACGATACCGCTTCCGTGGCTCGCGGGCGAGGCGGGCTGGTTCACCCACGAGGTCGGCAGGATGCCATGGATGGTCTGGGGCCTCGTCACAACGAACACGGGTGTATCCTCCAACGTCTCGGCAACCCACGTGCTGATAACCCTCATAGGCTTCGTCGTGGTCTACAGCATACTGTTCTACATCTGGCTCCACTTCGTCAGGAAGCTCATCAGAGAGGGCCCCGAGCCGGTTGAGGGTGACCTCACCTCAAAGCCAACCCCTGCCGTTAGCGCCGCGGGAGGTGGTCAGTGA
- the cydB gene encoding cytochrome d ubiquinol oxidase subunit II gives MDYASAWFYFSAFLLGMYLAFDGFDLGIGALLALIKDQRERDILVNTIAPVWDGNEVWFITWGAGLFAMWPALYATLFSTFYLAVWLLAFLFIFRAVGFEFRNKNKELWDKLFALVSALIPLVIGVIVGNLIMGIPIDAKGFHGSLLTLFRPYPLIVGLFVLFAVTWHGANWGVYKTTGKLQEKMRDFAFKAWLLTVVFLLLTVIGMKIWAPLRFERLMTPLGLFLTVVILVAGLLDGYLIKKGEEKLTFYISWLAFPLVVFLVYYTMYPYWVISTTDPNFKLSIHDLAASPLTLKAVLGISLILAVIIMAYTLYVYRAFGGKVTEAEGYY, from the coding sequence ATGGACTACGCGAGTGCCTGGTTTTACTTTTCCGCCTTCCTCCTTGGAATGTACCTAGCGTTTGACGGCTTCGACCTCGGCATAGGCGCGTTGCTCGCCCTGATCAAGGACCAGAGGGAGCGCGACATACTCGTGAACACCATCGCGCCGGTCTGGGACGGCAACGAGGTCTGGTTCATCACCTGGGGAGCCGGGCTCTTCGCGATGTGGCCGGCGCTCTACGCGACGCTCTTCAGCACGTTCTACCTCGCGGTCTGGCTGCTCGCGTTCCTGTTCATATTCAGGGCTGTCGGCTTTGAGTTCAGAAACAAGAACAAAGAGCTATGGGACAAGCTCTTCGCCCTCGTCAGCGCATTAATCCCGCTCGTCATCGGCGTCATCGTTGGCAACCTCATCATGGGAATCCCCATCGACGCCAAGGGCTTCCACGGCTCACTGCTGACGCTCTTCAGGCCGTACCCGCTCATAGTCGGCCTCTTCGTGCTCTTCGCGGTGACCTGGCACGGGGCCAATTGGGGCGTCTACAAGACCACAGGAAAGCTCCAGGAGAAGATGAGGGACTTTGCTTTCAAGGCCTGGCTCCTGACCGTCGTCTTCCTCCTGCTCACGGTCATCGGCATGAAGATCTGGGCCCCGCTGAGGTTCGAGAGGCTCATGACCCCACTCGGACTCTTCCTGACGGTCGTAATCCTCGTGGCAGGGCTGCTCGACGGCTACCTCATCAAGAAGGGCGAGGAGAAACTAACATTTTACATCAGCTGGCTGGCCTTCCCGCTCGTGGTGTTCCTCGTCTACTACACGATGTACCCCTACTGGGTCATCTCGACCACCGACCCGAACTTCAAGCTCAGCATACACGACCTCGCGGCATCTCCACTGACCCTCAAGGCCGTCCTGGGAATCTCGCTGATCCTGGCGGTCATCATCATGGCCTACACCCTCTACGTATACAGGGCCTTCGGCGGAAAGGTCACCGAGGCGGAGGGCTACTACTGA
- a CDS encoding TIGR04053 family radical SAM/SPASM domain-containing protein, translating into MHRGRSTGWPYDRKPVLVFWETTKACQLKCKHCRAEAILQALPGELSTEEGKALIDSLTDFGRPYPILILTGGDPLMRKDIFELIDYAVEKGVRVGLAPAVTPLLTEETIERIARSGVKAVSISLDSPFPDVHDAIRGIEGTWEKTVWAIKEFLKHGLSVQVNTVVMRETVEGLPEMVKLLKDLGVEIWEVFYLVPTGRGNFESDLRPEEWEDVTHFLYEASKHLLVRTTEGPMFRRVAIMRKALEERGLDPDEVLKPGELYFRLKKRLVELLGGGGEARAQTMGTRDGKGIVFIAYNGNVYPSGFLPFSVGNVREKSLVEIYRESELMKKLRSAEFEGRCGKCEFREICGGSRARAYAYSLNPLAEDPACPYEPGSYLRLAGELGLNLPIGTFGGQKPI; encoded by the coding sequence ATGCACAGAGGCAGATCTACCGGCTGGCCCTACGACCGGAAGCCGGTCCTCGTCTTCTGGGAGACGACGAAGGCCTGCCAGCTCAAGTGCAAGCACTGCAGAGCGGAGGCGATACTCCAGGCACTGCCGGGCGAGCTGAGTACCGAGGAGGGAAAGGCCCTCATCGATTCCCTCACCGACTTCGGAAGGCCCTACCCGATACTCATTCTCACCGGTGGCGACCCGCTCATGAGGAAGGACATCTTCGAGCTTATTGACTACGCTGTTGAGAAGGGCGTAAGGGTAGGCCTCGCCCCTGCCGTGACACCTCTCCTGACCGAGGAAACAATCGAGAGAATCGCGAGGAGCGGAGTTAAGGCGGTAAGCATAAGCCTCGACAGCCCGTTTCCAGATGTCCACGACGCAATCAGAGGCATAGAAGGGACGTGGGAGAAAACCGTCTGGGCCATCAAGGAGTTCCTGAAACACGGCCTAAGCGTTCAGGTGAACACGGTTGTGATGCGCGAGACCGTTGAGGGTTTGCCCGAGATGGTGAAGCTCCTCAAAGACCTCGGCGTCGAAATCTGGGAGGTCTTCTACCTCGTCCCGACCGGGAGGGGCAACTTCGAGAGCGATCTAAGGCCGGAGGAGTGGGAGGACGTCACGCACTTCCTTTACGAGGCCTCGAAGCACCTCCTCGTGAGGACCACCGAGGGCCCGATGTTCAGAAGGGTAGCGATAATGAGGAAAGCCCTTGAGGAGAGGGGACTCGACCCCGACGAGGTTCTCAAGCCAGGGGAACTCTACTTCCGGCTGAAGAAGAGGCTCGTTGAGCTTCTCGGCGGAGGTGGAGAGGCGAGGGCGCAGACGATGGGGACGCGCGACGGAAAGGGAATCGTTTTCATCGCCTACAACGGCAACGTCTACCCGAGCGGTTTCCTGCCCTTCAGCGTCGGCAACGTCCGCGAGAAAAGTTTGGTCGAGATTTACAGGGAGAGTGAACTTATGAAAAAGCTCCGCTCGGCCGAGTTCGAGGGGCGCTGTGGGAAGTGCGAGTTCAGGGAAATCTGCGGGGGAAGCCGGGCGAGGGCCTACGCCTATAGCTTAAACCCTCTCGCCGAAGACCCGGCCTGCCCGTACGAGCCCGGCTCATACCTCAGGCTCGCCGGCGAACTCGGGCTGAACCTTCCAATCGGAACCTTCGGAGGGCAAAAGCCGATTTGA
- a CDS encoding ABC transporter substrate-binding protein — protein sequence MRWSGLILSVVLLLAVVSAGCVGNSTGTSSEATAKEVTVKDFSGRSVTVKVPVQRAVVLSTSALEIIQLLNASDQVVGIPKEAQYDALLSESLKNKTVVGARLKITDWEKVLALKPDLIIDLDLKKFYNVDELLNRSASYGIPVVLLREDNLEDIPRAVSLLGELFGREKEAKAFDNYFNEQVKGVQAIASKVPANERKKVVMIQPIMGKLYLVNGNDVLAQAVRLVGANYLVNLTFNGYTPVRVPMDGEKIIASYRDADVVILLTSAITPYEKVEKLREEMLSDEAWKGIKAVGEGNVVILRADMGKDSFLRWSPRLAVGIWVIGKAIYPDYYPAWNDKAKDFLKRFYGLS from the coding sequence ATGAGGTGGAGCGGTCTAATCCTGTCGGTCGTTCTCCTCCTCGCGGTCGTTTCGGCCGGTTGCGTGGGCAACTCAACCGGAACCTCAAGCGAGGCAACGGCAAAGGAAGTAACCGTGAAGGACTTCTCGGGAAGGAGCGTCACGGTTAAAGTTCCGGTTCAGCGGGCGGTCGTTCTCTCGACTTCCGCCCTCGAAATAATCCAGCTCCTCAACGCGAGCGACCAGGTCGTCGGGATTCCCAAGGAAGCCCAGTACGACGCTTTACTGAGCGAAAGCCTGAAGAACAAGACCGTCGTCGGCGCGAGGCTCAAGATTACCGACTGGGAGAAGGTTTTAGCTCTGAAGCCCGACCTAATCATCGACCTCGACCTGAAGAAGTTCTACAACGTTGACGAGCTCCTCAACCGCTCCGCCAGCTACGGAATTCCGGTTGTTCTTCTGAGGGAGGATAACCTCGAGGACATACCCAGGGCCGTTTCGCTCCTCGGCGAGCTCTTCGGAAGGGAGAAAGAGGCCAAAGCCTTCGACAACTACTTCAACGAGCAGGTGAAGGGAGTTCAGGCCATAGCCTCAAAGGTTCCGGCCAACGAGAGGAAGAAGGTCGTAATGATACAGCCGATAATGGGCAAGCTCTACCTCGTCAACGGCAACGACGTCCTTGCTCAGGCCGTCAGGCTTGTGGGGGCGAACTACCTCGTGAACCTGACCTTCAACGGCTACACACCGGTTAGGGTCCCGATGGACGGGGAGAAGATAATAGCGAGCTACCGCGACGCCGACGTCGTAATCCTCCTCACGAGCGCAATAACGCCTTACGAGAAGGTCGAGAAGCTCAGGGAGGAGATGCTCAGCGATGAGGCCTGGAAGGGCATTAAGGCCGTCGGGGAGGGCAACGTAGTAATCCTCAGGGCGGACATGGGCAAGGACTCCTTCCTCCGCTGGAGCCCGCGCTTGGCAGTGGGAATCTGGGTCATTGGAAAGGCAATCTACCCGGACTACTACCCCGCCTGGAATGACAAGGCCAAGGACTTTCTGAAGAGGTTCTACGGCCTCTCCTGA
- a CDS encoding ABC transporter substrate-binding protein, translating to MIAVFPASLAEIVKLVGKAGEIAGVNEEIRLDPCLPELKDKPVIGKYLKRSKKTYWDVLEELRPDLILDFEVENLHSGNELRAFGERIGARVELIDFETVEGLVEASRRIAELTNGDFSRLGEFYEKHLTRLGEITEAIEERPKALLTYRNFNVVTRTNVLSDAVRKAGAMNLGERIQTRRKVYPVKKERFFRAFGDAEHLFLLTSIMTDREKMEEIRDEILDSAEWRAIEAVQLGNAHIVGSALDLESFMRWSPRIIPGIYQLGRFVHGRAFPKWKRVAGELYSLCGV from the coding sequence ATGATAGCGGTCTTTCCAGCGAGTCTCGCGGAAATCGTCAAACTCGTCGGGAAAGCCGGGGAGATAGCCGGGGTGAACGAGGAAATCAGGCTTGACCCCTGCCTTCCCGAGCTGAAGGATAAGCCTGTCATCGGGAAGTACCTCAAGAGGAGCAAGAAGACCTACTGGGACGTTCTGGAGGAGCTTAGGCCGGACCTTATCCTCGACTTCGAGGTTGAGAACCTGCACTCAGGGAACGAGCTGAGGGCCTTTGGGGAGCGTATAGGGGCAAGGGTCGAGCTGATTGACTTCGAGACTGTTGAAGGCCTCGTCGAGGCGAGCAGGAGGATAGCCGAACTGACGAACGGCGATTTTTCAAGGCTCGGTGAATTCTATGAGAAGCACCTGACGAGGCTGGGTGAGATAACTGAAGCCATCGAGGAGAGGCCTAAAGCCCTGCTCACCTACCGGAACTTCAACGTCGTAACGAGGACCAACGTTCTGAGCGACGCGGTTAGAAAAGCAGGGGCGATGAACCTCGGCGAGAGGATACAGACAAGGCGGAAGGTCTATCCGGTAAAGAAGGAGCGCTTCTTCAGGGCCTTCGGCGATGCGGAGCACCTCTTCCTGCTCACGAGCATAATGACGGACAGGGAGAAGATGGAAGAGATAAGGGACGAAATCCTTGACTCGGCCGAGTGGAGGGCAATCGAAGCCGTTCAGCTCGGAAACGCGCACATAGTCGGCTCGGCCCTCGACCTTGAGAGCTTCATGCGCTGGAGTCCCCGCATAATCCCGGGAATCTACCAGCTCGGAAGGTTTGTTCACGGAAGGGCCTTTCCGAAGTGGAAAAGAGTCGCGGGGGAACTCTACTCGCTCTGCGGTGTTTGA
- a CDS encoding iron ABC transporter permease — protein MKRELTLVILPVVAVLLGVFVGSYPTNPLHLDSLAKAIIWKFRLPRTLMGVSAGIALSLGGMTLQAVFRNPLVDTYILGVASGVAFGAALAVAFLPFIGLAPLALPFGLLAVFLAYYLARVNGRVSTVSLILGGIIVTALFSALLYLLELLLPSESLSGLVVWLMGSLANSTWKTVVYSLPGVVLIAVLLYLLRWNLNAMSLGDEAEILGLNVSFWRGIFVFLSALLTALVISFTGIIGWVGLIVPHTARMLVGPEHSKLIPATISIGITVMVLADVIVRLLPGDIPVGIITTLVGVPFFAYLLRKTGGGWS, from the coding sequence ATGAAGAGAGAACTGACTCTGGTAATCCTTCCGGTGGTGGCGGTGCTCCTCGGGGTCTTCGTGGGTAGCTACCCGACCAACCCGCTCCACCTCGATAGCTTAGCCAAGGCCATAATCTGGAAATTCAGACTTCCGAGGACGCTTATGGGTGTCTCGGCCGGAATAGCCCTGAGCTTAGGCGGAATGACCCTTCAGGCAGTTTTCAGAAACCCTCTCGTTGATACCTACATTCTGGGCGTGGCATCGGGAGTGGCCTTTGGCGCAGCACTGGCCGTCGCTTTCCTCCCCTTCATCGGCCTCGCACCGCTCGCGCTCCCCTTCGGCCTCTTGGCGGTTTTCTTAGCCTATTACCTCGCGCGCGTCAACGGCAGGGTCTCTACCGTCTCGCTAATCCTCGGCGGAATAATCGTTACTGCCCTTTTCTCCGCCCTGCTTTACCTCCTCGAACTGCTCCTTCCGAGCGAGAGCTTATCCGGTTTAGTCGTCTGGCTGATGGGAAGCTTGGCGAACTCAACGTGGAAGACGGTGGTTTATTCCCTCCCCGGAGTCGTCCTCATAGCCGTGCTCCTCTACCTCCTCCGCTGGAACCTGAACGCAATGAGCCTCGGCGACGAGGCAGAAATCCTCGGCCTGAACGTCTCCTTCTGGAGAGGGATTTTCGTGTTCCTGTCTGCCCTCCTAACGGCGCTCGTGATTTCCTTCACGGGCATAATCGGATGGGTCGGGCTGATAGTCCCGCACACGGCGAGAATGCTCGTCGGGCCCGAGCACTCGAAGCTGATTCCTGCAACAATCTCGATTGGAATAACCGTTATGGTCTTGGCGGATGTGATAGTCCGCCTTCTTCCGGGGGACATCCCCGTTGGGATAATAACGACCCTCGTGGGAGTTCCCTTCTTCGCGTATCTCCTCAGAAAAACCGGAGGTGGTTGGAGTTGA
- a CDS encoding flavodoxin domain-containing protein: MRILIVYTTRYGTTERAVKLAKKLFEEEGHEVEVREVKENPSLRGYDLVVMSAPVYRDGPHWDLTDWISEHREELEDVPKAFFLVAMHLAGSVFMGKLHGGIAYSQPLIEAFEVPPFYGTLIGGEIDVERLSDEDRRKMKRFYAVLGERLESKSLYREEDVKAFVRRTLLYYDWFGKHFRRGEVNKAKDFDFMEKVREMEAKLDAEG; the protein is encoded by the coding sequence TTGAGGATTCTCATCGTTTACACGACCCGCTACGGAACGACCGAAAGGGCCGTAAAATTGGCTAAGAAGCTCTTCGAGGAGGAAGGCCACGAAGTGGAGGTCAGGGAGGTTAAGGAGAACCCCTCGCTAAGGGGCTACGACCTGGTCGTCATGAGTGCCCCCGTTTACCGCGACGGCCCCCACTGGGATTTGACGGACTGGATAAGCGAGCACCGGGAGGAGCTTGAAGACGTTCCAAAGGCGTTCTTTCTGGTGGCGATGCATTTGGCCGGCTCGGTCTTCATGGGGAAGCTCCACGGTGGAATAGCCTACTCCCAGCCACTGATAGAGGCCTTTGAAGTTCCGCCCTTCTACGGGACGCTCATCGGGGGCGAGATTGACGTTGAAAGGCTCAGCGACGAGGACAGGAGGAAGATGAAGCGCTTCTATGCGGTCCTCGGTGAGAGGCTCGAAAGCAAGAGCCTTTACAGGGAGGAGGACGTTAAAGCGTTCGTGAGGAGGACTCTATTGTATTACGACTGGTTCGGGAAGCACTTCAGGCGGGGCGAGGTCAATAAAGCTAAAGACTTCGACTTCATGGAGAAGGTAAGGGAGATGGAGGCAAAGCTCGATGCTGAGGGCTGA